From one Triticum urartu cultivar G1812 chromosome 3, Tu2.1, whole genome shotgun sequence genomic stretch:
- the LOC125546748 gene encoding ethylene-responsive transcription factor 2-like — protein CRETWGYRGVRTHPSGGFSAEIQFRRMRLGLGNFDTANEAARMYDAAVWRLRWPHRTLNFPNMPTRERAQELAPLPWLSTDKDRRNNRRREHRLGIAEMDEEAMVLWRQHFPQDIINEHKFYAQRRAERDKRRAERAAYREDKRRRKADAQFNMRLGAASPCESDDDRYLHAYSQTSEKDITEEESYDEE, from the coding sequence TGCCGGGAAACTTGGGGATACCGCGGCGTCCGCACGCACCCCTCCGGCGGCTTCTCCGCCGAGATCCAGTTCCGCAGgatgcgcctcggcctcggcaatTTCGACACCGCCAACGAGGCCGCCCGCATGTACGACGCGGCGGTGTGGCGCCTCCGATGGCCTCATAGAACATTGAACTTCCCCAACATGCCGACGCGGGAGCGGGCGCAGGAGCTCGCGCCTCTGCCGTGGCTTAGCACCGACAAGGATCGTCGCAACAACCGGAGGCGGGAGCACCGTCTCGGCATCGCCGAGATggacgaggaagccatggtgcTGTGGCGCCAACACTTCCCGCAGGACATCATCAacgaacacaagttctacgcgcAAAGGAGGGCGGAGAGGGATAAGAGGAGGGCGGAGCGAGCCGCCTATCGTGAGGACAAGCGTAGGCGAAAAGCGGATGCTCAATTCAACATGAGGCTAGGAGCAGCGTCGCCCTGTGAATCCGACGATGATCGGTATCTTCATGCCTATAGTCAGACGTCGGAGAAGGACATCACCGAGGAGGAGTCATATGACGAGGAGTAG